ATTGAGTCGTGAGGAATTGGCACAAATGTTGGGAATAGATGACGAATTCAGACAAACAAGGATGTACCAATCAATTAAGCAGGAAGGCAAGTTAGAGGGCAAGTTAGAAGGCAAGTTAGAATCTGTGCCTCAGTTTTTGGCAATGGGATTGAGTATAGAACAGGTAGCACAGGGATTGGGATTAACAATAGAGCAAGTACAACAAGCGGCTCAGAAGCAGTAAGACAATTAAGAACCATTTAGTCTTGCGAGTGAATTTGCTGAAGACAGCAAGCAGTAAAAGCAGCAGGCTTGAGGGGCGATCGCTTGTGACTGAATTTTATTGAGAGCGATCGCATCTGGCTTTGTGTTCTTTCTGTTCCCAGCTAAGCTTTTAGATACTCTACCATCAGTAACCTAAGCAAATGCCTCAGATTCAACACATGGTTCTGCTCAAATTTAAACCAGAAATAACGCAGGAAAAGATTGCAGATTTGTTAAACCAACTGGGTGAACTTCAGCAATTAATTCCAGGTATTACCTACTATGCTGGGGGAGCCTATTCTAGTCACGAGGGGCTGAACCAGGGCTATAACCACGGATTTTTGATGACATTTGAGAGCGCGGATGCCCGCGATTTCTATCTGCCGCATCCCGAACACGAACGAGTGAAGTCTGCGATATTAAAATGCTTAGATGATTTCATCATCTTTGATTTTGAAGCTTAATAGTCTTTGAAGAGATTGGGACGATAGGGAAGCGATCGCTATCATTTCCTCACGCCTCTGTTTCCCTTTCCAAAAATTTTAAAGGCGCACAATTCATTGTGCGCCTCTAAATCTTGATTGCGATCGCGCGAGTTACTGCTTGTCTTTCTCGCTGGATTTGGGCTTGTATGTCGAAGCAACGTGCAATTCCTTCAACTGCTTTCCATCGACACCAGAGGGCGCATCGGTCAATAAACAACGAGCCTGCTGTGTCTTCGGGAAAGCAATTACGTCCCGAATCGATTCTTCACCCGCTAAGAGCATCACCAAGCGGTCTAAACCGTAGGCAATCCCCCCGTGTGGAGGCGTGCCGTATTCAAATGCCTCTAGGAGAAATCCAAACTTGGCATACGCTTCCTCTTTCCCTAAGCCAATGGCTTCAAACACCTGCTCTTGAACCTCGCGCTGGTAAATCCGCCGACTTCCACCGCCAACTTCCACGCCGTTGAGAATCAGGTCATAAGCTTGCGCCCGTGCCGTCTTCAGGTCGTGCAAATCATCGGGATGGGGAGCAGTAAAGGGATGATGCAGCGCTTCTAGGCGCTTCTCATCCGCATTCCACTCAAACATCGGGAAGTCTGTCACCCAAAGCAGGTTGTTTTTGTCAGGAGCGATGAGTCCCAATTCGCGACCAATCACCTGGCGCAATCTATCGAGGGTTTTATTAACCGTATTCGTATCGCCCGCACCAAATAGCAAAAGATGACCGGGTTTTGCACCTGTGCGACTTAGCAATTCTTGTTTTTGCGCTTCGGTGAGGTTGTCTTTAATCGCGCCAATGGTGTCGAGTTCGCCGTCATCTCGCACGCGAATATAGGCAAGACCCTTAGCACCGGCTTCGCTAGCTTCTTTAAATAGGTCGCCGCCTGGTTTAATCCGCACGTTGGAGAAGGCGTCGTTTCCGCCAGGAACGGGCAATACTTTGACGATACCGCCAGAGGCGACAGCGCCGGAAAATACCTTAAACCCAGAATCTTTCAGCAAATCGGAAACGTTGACAAGTTCTAAGCCAAAGCGGGTGTCTGGCTTATCGCACCCGTAGCGATCCATCGCGTCTGCATAAGTCAGGCGCGGGAAGGGGCGGGGTAAGTCGATGCCTTTGACCGTTTTGAAGATATGGCAAACTAAACTTTCGTTGAGCTGGAGAATCTCTTCTTGAGACATGAAGCTCATCTCCATATCTAACTGAGTAAATTCTGGCTGTCTGTCTGCGCGTAAATCTTCATCTCGGAAGCAACGAGCAATCTGGTAATAGCGGTCATAGCCGGATACCATCAGCATTTGCTTAAATAGCTGCGGCGACTGAGGAAGCGCATACCACTCGCTGGGATTGACGCGGCTGGGTACGAGGTAATCCCGTGCGCCTTCGGGAGTCGATTTGGTGAGAATCGGCGTTTCTATTTCGATGAAGTTTTCGGTATCTTCTAGGTAGCGACGGATGGCTTTGACGACTTGGTGACGCAACTGGAGGTTGCGAGTCATGCGATCGCGTCTTAAGTCTAGATAGCGATACTTCAGGCGCAAGTCTTCGCGCAGGGATTCTGTGTCTCCCGCCCCTACTTGGAAGGGCAGCTGCTTGTATACCTGATTGAGCAGTTCAATTTTGTCTGCGTAAATTTCAATTTCGCCAGTCGGGAGGCGAGGATTGAGCGAGTCTTCGGGACGTTTGCTGACTCGACCTGTAATTCTGAGGACGTATTCGTTGCGCTGATTTGCCGCCTCTGCGTAAGAGTCAGGCGTCCGCACTGGGTCGCTGATAATTTGAACGATGCCAGTGCGATCGCGCAAATCTAAAAATATCACCCCCCCGTGGTCGCGGCGACGGTCTACCCATCCACACAAGGTGACAGTTTGTCCAATATGTTCGCTTCTAGGTTCGCCGCAGTAATGGGTTCGCATGGTTGCCGATCGAATGCTTGCTGAAAGATTGGGATTTAAAGGTAACAAAATGTGAAAGCTTTGCCCATTATCCTGCATTCTTTGTAATTCTGTTCAAACTGCTAGGGGCTGAACCTAGCGAACCTCTAACAATTCCTGACATTGGTACCAAAATAACTAAAGCTCAACCAACGCTTGGTTGAGCCATATTTTTGCATTTTGAGCGATTGGGATACGTCGCAGTGACCCTAAACTAGGCAAGATCCGAATCATTGCGGCATCGTCTACGCGATCGCTATCCTGATTTTTTTTAGTGAATACGGCTTTACTTCCCTGGTTTACCCAGTCCTATCGCTTTTTCCACGATTTATCGCTTTTATTGGCTGTTTTTTTCTTAAGCTCTAGGATTGACATCCTTCGCCATTTCCCGGAAGTCGTCTGGATTGCTATGAGCCTCTGGTGAGGATTTCATCTCTGTTGGCTGGGGCATTTTCCGGGCAGCACCTGTTGCAGCTTCAGCAGCTTGGGCACCAGCACCACTCTGGTCAACTTCACTGACGCTAAATTCTTTTGATGCTGCGTAGTCAGCGTCGAAATCGACACTTTGCGTTGCTTCTTCACCTGCAACCATGCGTTCGGCAGCTAGCTGGGCATCTTGAGTTGTCGCTTGATTCGGATCGGGTTTCACTTCTTCAGTCATAAGTAACTCCTATTTATTTAGACTTTTTTATCTGCAATTTAGATTTTAAAGGAGCGATCCCCGTTCCTTTGACCCTCTGGAGATAGATCCTTAGCCAACTCTCAATCTACAAAACCGAGCGAGTCAAACTCTCTCTCTTGGAGGGCGATTTTAACCCACCAAGTTTGCAACTCTTGGAAATATTAACCTCACTGTCGGATAAAATTTATGACTACAAACCAAAAATCTCAAGCTCTTTCCAGTGAAACTCAAAAAGTGGTTGAGGCTTTTGAAGCGTTGAACACGGATGACAAACTAGCATGGTTTTATTACGTTTATGAAAAGATGGGAGATTCGATTACTCCCGCTGCCCCAACGGCAACCGATCCAGAACTGGCTCCGAAGCTGTTAGGAGAATTTTTTGATTTGGATGACGATCGCCAGTTGGCAATTATGCGAGAAATTGTCAATCGCGAAAACACAGAATATTCCCATGCTTATGGGGCTTTGAAAGAGAATAATCAGTTAATGGTTTGGTATGCTTGGGCGCAGGGTATGGGTGATACGGTCGTAGATGTGCCCTCGGACTACCAAGCAAATAACCCCGTTAACGACCTAATGGGTCAAATTGAAGGTCTTGACTTTGAGGGACAAATTTCCATGTTCCGGACAATCGTTAGCAACATGGGCTATACAGACGTGAAGCCAATTCCCTCTCAAGCTGAAACTGGTAAGACTGCCAGTCTGTAAATTATTTCCTTATGCGATCGCAGGGGCGTATAGCCGTGCGTCCCATGATTTGATCCGAAATGCCATAAAAGAAGAGCGTTCTTGGGATTGAACGCTCTTTTTTGAAATTAAGAAACGGCGACTTTTCCAATATCGCCTGGGGTCAGATGGGAATGCAGCACTTGTCCATCCCGAAACCAGACGATGCGTTTGGTGAGACGAGCAACTTCGGGTTCGTGCGTAACCATGACCACAGTGATGCCGCTGGTATTCAGTTCTGTGAAGATGTCCATCACTTCTTCGGTCGTTTTGGAATCCAGTGCGCCCGTGGGTTCATCAGCAAGCAGCAAGACGGGTTTGTTGACAATCGCACGCGCGATCGCGACCCGCTGCTGTTGTCCCCCAGATAGTTGATTCGGTCGATTATTCAGTCGATGCTCTAAACCAACGCGAGTCAGAGCAACGGTTGCTCTCTGGCGTCTTTCAGCACTCGGAATACCCGCATAAACCATCGGTAGCATGACATTTTCTAACGCTGTTAGTTGTGGCAAGAGATGGAATTGTTGAAACACAAAACCAATCTTCCGATTGCGAATTCCCGCTAAGTCAGCATCTTCTAGAGAGGACACATCCACGTTATCTAAGTAATATCGTCCGTCAGTGGGTCGGTCAAGACAACCAATAATATTCATCGCAGTGGATTTGCCCGATCCAGACGCCCCCATAATCGCGCAATATTCGCCCTCCTCTACAATTAAGCTCACACCAGCAAGGGCGCGAACTTCTGTATCGCCGACGCCGTAAACCTTGGTGACATCCTCTATACGAATGACGACAGGTTTTTTTGAAGGATTAAGGGCTGAGGACTCAGGAGTGAGTTGTTGATTGCTCATTGAAGGATTGAAGAATTGCTAA
The Coleofasciculus sp. FACHB-T130 genome window above contains:
- a CDS encoding Dabb family protein, which produces MPQIQHMVLLKFKPEITQEKIADLLNQLGELQQLIPGITYYAGGAYSSHEGLNQGYNHGFLMTFESADARDFYLPHPEHERVKSAILKCLDDFIIFDFEA
- the aspS gene encoding aspartate--tRNA ligase, yielding MRTHYCGEPRSEHIGQTVTLCGWVDRRRDHGGVIFLDLRDRTGIVQIISDPVRTPDSYAEAANQRNEYVLRITGRVSKRPEDSLNPRLPTGEIEIYADKIELLNQVYKQLPFQVGAGDTESLREDLRLKYRYLDLRRDRMTRNLQLRHQVVKAIRRYLEDTENFIEIETPILTKSTPEGARDYLVPSRVNPSEWYALPQSPQLFKQMLMVSGYDRYYQIARCFRDEDLRADRQPEFTQLDMEMSFMSQEEILQLNESLVCHIFKTVKGIDLPRPFPRLTYADAMDRYGCDKPDTRFGLELVNVSDLLKDSGFKVFSGAVASGGIVKVLPVPGGNDAFSNVRIKPGGDLFKEASEAGAKGLAYIRVRDDGELDTIGAIKDNLTEAQKQELLSRTGAKPGHLLLFGAGDTNTVNKTLDRLRQVIGRELGLIAPDKNNLLWVTDFPMFEWNADEKRLEALHHPFTAPHPDDLHDLKTARAQAYDLILNGVEVGGGSRRIYQREVQEQVFEAIGLGKEEAYAKFGFLLEAFEYGTPPHGGIAYGLDRLVMLLAGEESIRDVIAFPKTQQARCLLTDAPSGVDGKQLKELHVASTYKPKSSEKDKQ
- a CDS encoding orange carotenoid protein N-terminal domain-containing protein: MTTNQKSQALSSETQKVVEAFEALNTDDKLAWFYYVYEKMGDSITPAAPTATDPELAPKLLGEFFDLDDDRQLAIMREIVNRENTEYSHAYGALKENNQLMVWYAWAQGMGDTVVDVPSDYQANNPVNDLMGQIEGLDFEGQISMFRTIVSNMGYTDVKPIPSQAETGKTASL
- a CDS encoding ABC transporter ATP-binding protein gives rise to the protein MSNQQLTPESSALNPSKKPVVIRIEDVTKVYGVGDTEVRALAGVSLIVEEGEYCAIMGASGSGKSTAMNIIGCLDRPTDGRYYLDNVDVSSLEDADLAGIRNRKIGFVFQQFHLLPQLTALENVMLPMVYAGIPSAERRQRATVALTRVGLEHRLNNRPNQLSGGQQQRVAIARAIVNKPVLLLADEPTGALDSKTTEEVMDIFTELNTSGITVVMVTHEPEVARLTKRIVWFRDGQVLHSHLTPGDIGKVAVS